GGAGGGGAAAATGCCCCCTCTCCCTTGATGGGAGAGGGTTGGGGTGAGGGTGACAAAATCAATGCATGTCGTTCACCTACATCCCCCTCCCCTTAATCCCCTCCCACGAGGGGAGGGGAAAATGCTCCCTCTCCCTTGATGGGAGAGGGCTGGGGTGAGGGTGACAAAATCAAAAAATCCCCCTCACCCTCCCCTATTACGTCTATTGTTTTCTACGCTACCAATGGATTTTGAGACCGCCTTCAGAAAGGTCATCGCGCTCGAGGGAGGCTTTCGGCTGCACCAAAACGCAACCGAAAGCGATGCAACCTATGCGGGCATCTACCGCAAGGCCCATCCATCCTGGGAGGGATGGGACTACATCGACAAGGGGGCCACTCCGCCCACCGAGCTTGTGAGAGGCTTTTATAAAACCCATTACTGGCATGTCTTTGAAGGCATCGATGAAGATAAACGCTACATCCTCTATGAGTTTGCCGTCAACGCGGGGATCAAGAAGGCAACCAAGATCGCCCAGGTTGTCGCAGGCACCGTCCCCGATGGGATTATCGGCCCCAAAACCATCGCAGCCGTAAACCGCATGGATACCGAGCTTTTTATCGCTCAATATACGATCGCCCGGATCAAGCACTACCTCGATCTGGCCAACAGCGATCCAAAACGCTACGCGATATACCTTCGCGGCTGGCTGAACAGGACTATGGAGGCGCTGACATGATCAATATTCTTGGTACTCTAGGTGCAGGCGGCATAGGATCAATCATCTTGTAACTTGTAACTTGTAACTTGTAACTTGTAACTTGTAACTTGTAACTTGTAGCTTGTAGCTTGTAGCTTGTAGCTTGTAGCTTGTAGCTTGTAGCTTGTAGCTTGTAGCTTGTAGCTTGTAGCTTGTAGCTTGTAGCTTGTAGCTTGTAGCTTGTAGCTTGTAGCTTGTAGCTTGTAACTTGTAACTTGTAACTTGTAGCTTGTAGCTTGTAGCTTCTATCTTCGCGGCTGGCTGAAGCGGGCTATGGAGGCGTTGACATGAACAGCTTCGGGATCGGTAGCGTGATCGACGGCGTCGGCAGGATTGCCGATGACCTGATCACGACAGATAATGAGCGACTGGAAATTGCCCTCAGAGAAAAGGAGCTCGATACCCAGATCCTCTCCAAGGTTCACGAGACAAACATCGCCGAGGCGCAGCACAGGACCCTCTTCGTGGCAGGCTGGCGGCCCTTTATCGGATGGGTGAGCGGCCTGGCATTGGTTTATACATTCCTCATCCAGCCGATCTTCTTATGGATCAACTCGATCTACAACCTGACCCCCACGCCCCCGCCGCAGCTCAATGACGATATGCTTTTTAACATCGTTCTTGCAATGCTCGGCATTGCCGGGCTCAGAACGTATGAGAAGCAAAAGGGGCTCACCAAGTGAGCGCCGAGCCCCCAGTCGCTATTTTTGAATGTGCAACGTCGCAGGCGCCTTGAGCGCTGTGAAGCGGCCCTGATAGTGGATAGTTAGAGACGTCCGGCTCTCCGCTCTGACCACAGGACCAAAACATGGCAAAAGAATCGAACGACTCTTCCAAAGGCGAGCACATCCTCATCCTCGGCGGCGACGGCTATCTCGGCTGGCCCACGGCCATGTACTTCTCTCAGCGCGGCTACCAGGTGACGGTGGTGGACAACTACTTCCGGCGTAACGCCTGCACCGAGCTGGACGTGGGCATGCTCTACCCGGTGCCGACCCTGGTGCAGCGCGCCAAGATCTGGCACCAGCTCACCGGCAAGGAAATCAAGGTG
This is a stretch of genomic DNA from Desulfoglaeba alkanexedens ALDC. It encodes these proteins:
- a CDS encoding 3TM-type holin; the protein is MNSFGIGSVIDGVGRIADDLITTDNERLEIALREKELDTQILSKVHETNIAEAQHRTLFVAGWRPFIGWVSGLALVYTFLIQPIFLWINSIYNLTPTPPPQLNDDMLFNIVLAMLGIAGLRTYEKQKGLTK
- a CDS encoding glycoside hydrolase family 108 protein, whose product is MDFETAFRKVIALEGGFRLHQNATESDATYAGIYRKAHPSWEGWDYIDKGATPPTELVRGFYKTHYWHVFEGIDEDKRYILYEFAVNAGIKKATKIAQVVAGTVPDGIIGPKTIAAVNRMDTELFIAQYTIARIKHYLDLANSDPKRYAIYLRGWLNRTMEALT